The nucleotide window ACATCATGAGGAAAGTGGACTGCCAGGTAGATGCGCGAGAGGCCAATCATGAACATGATGATTATGGCGATAATCCAGGCAGTGCGAGTTTTTATGTGATTTGCCAGCGTGCCCCAAACCACCACTGCATTCTGGGCGTGCCCGGATGGTGCGCCAAAGGAGTTCTCCGCACCTCCCAGGGCTTTTATCTGGGTTGAGTACCAGTATGGCCTGGGCATATGCAAGGCAATTTTTAAGGCAGCATTCACCATCCCGTTGATCATCAAGAACAAACCCAAGCGTAAACCCAGGGCAGCATCGATGCACCAAATGATAGCTGGAGCAACGAGTAGGTAGAATTGCTCTGATCCCAGAAAAGTAAAAAATTTCATCACAGGGCTAAGCCAAAGCCCAAGGTTCTGGAACCACATAATAATTAGCAAACCGTAGGTATAGATCGTCTCCATATTGCCTCCCCGACTAGATAATCTGGTTGTATTTGCTTTGATATAGACTAATTATATACATGAATACAAATTAGGTCTCAGGCTGTGGGCGTGGGATAAATAAAGTACTGACTAGCATCGAAATGAGGATCAGGCAAAATCCGACGATATACATTAGGGTGGGTTGGATCTGGTATAAGTATCCCGCAACGGGTGAGGCGAGGATGACCGTAGATGAGCCGATAGTTTCGGTAATGCCATACGCCAGCCCCATCCTGGCCTGGTGGACTAAATTCTTAGTGAGGGCAGTGGCCAGTGAGCGCGCCATGCGGAAACCGCCGACCAGGAAATATCCCACGCAATACCAGGCAAAACTGGTGCCTTTCCACATGATGATGGTGAAAAGAGCTACGAAAAGTTGTCCCAATAAATAACCAATAAACGGATTGAAGTTACCCAGCACCAGGTTTAATATCACAATTCCCGCGCTGGTAATTGAACCCAATAAGCCAATGGATTCCAGTGAGAAACCTTGCTGATTTTGCAAGTAGTTCGCTGAGAGGGGTTGGGCAAGGTACATAGAAAATCCCGCCAACAAGATCACACCCAGGAAAGTGACGAACTTTCTATCGATAAATTTCACATTCCCCTGGTCATCCGCGTTGACGACTTCCACAGGCTGGGATTTAATAAATAGTAAGATGATCAAGGAAAAGATAAAAATACCCCCTGCGATGAAATAGATGGTCCTCAAACCGAACCTTTCACCCACCTGGCCCCCTAGCCATGGACCTAGCAGCGCTCCACCGTTATAAAAAGCGGAGACTACGGTGAGCGCCCGGGCGACACTTAGTTTATCGCGGGCGGCGGTGATATAACTGCTCAACGGTGATGAAACAAAGGCTGTCAGGTTGTACATGAGCAGACCAATCACGAAGAATGGCAGGGATGGGGAGAGGGCCATCATCCAGGTAGCCAACATGGCCATGATCCATGACGCCAGCAGGAGTGGTTTCCTTCCAATCCGGTCTGCCAAGTGTCCGGCTGGGATATGGGCGATGGTCATGGCGATCCCAGCCGCGCCTAATATAATCCCGATGGTCAATGGATCTGCACCGAGCTGTTGCAGGTATAGCGGCTGGAAAATAAAAAACATACCCTCTCCGACTCCCCAGGTCATCAATGAGAGGCTGAGCAGGATCAGATCACGGCTCATATATTAGTTTACTTACCATTCACTCGTTTTATGAATTCATCAGCTTTTGCAAAGACAAGGAAGCGGTCAGGCTCGCGTGTAATCACGTGACCGCTATTTTCCACCCAAAAGACCTGTTTATCGCTGCTACCCAGGGCAGCCAAAATCTTCTCGGCGCTGGCAGGGACTGCGCTTGTATCTTGCCGGGATTGGATGATGAGAGCGGGTGCTTTAATGCTGGGGAGGGAATTCCGCATCTCGGCCAACAGGTCGCGCAACTGGATGATACCTTTGACTGGGAAATAAGGGTATTCCACATGGTCTTTAGCCGCTTCAGGGTTGCGCCAGTCAGGGGGACCTTTTTCTACCTTGGGCATTATCGGGGCAAGTATTTTTGCGAATGGTAACCGCGGATCATCGGGTAGCTCGTAGGGCGTCGACATGGCAATTACTCCCGACACCGGGTGTTGTGAAGAAAACAAGAGGGAAAGAATACCGCCCATGGATAAACCGATGAGAAAAACCTCATCAACGCAACCTTTAAGGAGATGATAACCATCTTCCACAGATGCCAGCCAATCCTGCCACTGCAAATGCATCATGTCTTCGATGCGGGTGGCGTGACCAGCTAATCGGACCCCCAGGATAGTATAGCCTTGGTCACGCAAGTATTCTCCCATCCAGCGCATTTCTTTTGGAGCACCAGTAAACCCATGGACCAACAAGCAACCTGTCCGGTTGCCTGGAAAAAAGAAGGGTTCTGCAGTTGGGATGATCATATAAACTTGCTCCTTACTGATCAGTTTTCGATTGATGAATTAGAATAGCTGCGTAAATTCCCTGGGGAAATCGGTCAGCGATTCTGCCCCTGTTTGGGTGATGACTACATCATCCTCAATGCGCACCCCATTTCTTCCGGGCAGGTAGATGCCAGGTTCAATGGTGAAGGTCATGCCTGGCGTGAGCAACAAACGATTGCCATCACGGATGTAGGGGTCTTCGTGACTTTCCATCCCTAATCCATGCCCGGTTCGGTGGGTAAAGTACTTTCCGTAACCAGATGCATCGATGACCCGACGGGCAGCATGGTCGACGGCTTCAGCGGGTATACCAGGTCGCACCGCGCTTCTGCCTGCCTCATTTGCATGCAAGACAATCTGGTGAATTTTTTCGTACTCGGGATCTACATTACCAATAGCGAAAGTCCGCGTAATATCAGAGATATAACCGGAGTGGCTTGCACCCCAATCGATGACAAGCAGGTCACCAGCCGTGAGTTTGCGTTCTGTAGGAGTAGCATGTGGGTTGGCGGCGTTAGACCCAGCAGAAACAATAGGCGCGAACGGCATTTCCGGATCACTGCCTGCCTTGAAAAGTTGCAGGGTTAGCTCCGCAGCCACTTCACGCTCGGTCATGCCGATTTTCACCTGATGTAAAGTAGCCTTTAGCGCTTGCTGTGCGATTTGAACCGCATTATGCATGGCGAATAATTCGTCTTCATCCTTATACATGCGCAACGTCGAGACACTCTCGCCTGCCGGGATAAATTCTCCTTTTGGAGCAGCTTCAACGAGCAATCGGTATTCAAGCAGTCGCATTTGCCTGGGTTCCACCCCGTTACGCTGGTTACCCAAGTTGGCAGCCTGGATCACCTCCTGGAAACTATTTCCCCAGGTTTCAGGATCTTCTCCATAGGGAAAACCCTGGATTTCATAGGGTAGGTCCTTCAACTTTTGAAGCTCCAATTCTGGTAAAACGATGAGCGGGGTAGCATTTGGGAAAAAGAACACCAGAAC belongs to Anaerolineales bacterium and includes:
- a CDS encoding carboxylesterase, with amino-acid sequence MIIPTAEPFFFPGNRTGCLLVHGFTGAPKEMRWMGEYLRDQGYTILGVRLAGHATRIEDMMHLQWQDWLASVEDGYHLLKGCVDEVFLIGLSMGGILSLLFSSQHPVSGVIAMSTPYELPDDPRLPFAKILAPIMPKVEKGPPDWRNPEAAKDHVEYPYFPVKGIIQLRDLLAEMRNSLPSIKAPALIIQSRQDTSAVPASAEKILAALGSSDKQVFWVENSGHVITREPDRFLVFAKADEFIKRVNGK
- a CDS encoding aminopeptidase P family protein, translated to MNPGDIPSFPSVFKKRQAKLGAVLTDTQLDSLILNPGPSLLYLTGLHFHLSERPVLVFFFPNATPLIVLPELELQKLKDLPYEIQGFPYGEDPETWGNSFQEVIQAANLGNQRNGVEPRQMRLLEYRLLVEAAPKGEFIPAGESVSTLRMYKDEDELFAMHNAVQIAQQALKATLHQVKIGMTEREVAAELTLQLFKAGSDPEMPFAPIVSAGSNAANPHATPTERKLTAGDLLVIDWGASHSGYISDITRTFAIGNVDPEYEKIHQIVLHANEAGRSAVRPGIPAEAVDHAARRVIDASGYGKYFTHRTGHGLGMESHEDPYIRDGNRLLLTPGMTFTIEPGIYLPGRNGVRIEDDVVITQTGAESLTDFPREFTQLF